TTTTTACTAACCGTTATTCGTTCCCCAATTGACAGCTTCATATAATTTTATTTTTGGAATACTTATTGTTTCATCTCAAAACTTATTTTTGCGAAGTATTCAACACGCCAAAAGTGGCACTTTAAATTGTTATGACCATGAAAATTCAGTCTGTAGTTCAACGTTTATCAATTAGTTTTTTGTTTCTAATCGTATTCTCATTTAATGCAACATCGCAGGTTGCAGGAGCTAAACATGAAAAATTAATTGACCTATACGTAATGGGCCGATTCGAAGACTGTATGTTGAAGGCTCAGAAAATGACACTTAATGATAAGTACAAAAGTGAAAGTGAACCTTATTTATGGGTAGCTATGTGCCTGATCGAATTAACTAAAGATCCTGAATTAGAGGAATTCTATCCTGAGCAAAAAACAATCAAAGAGGCCATTAAATATGGCGTGAAGTTCAAAAAGAAAGACGATAAACTTAAGAGCAAAGATCAGGATTACATTTTTGACCAAAATGTTGATTTTGTATACGAGCTTATTGAAATGGCTTTGATTGAAGGTAAAAGTCAACTGGCTGCAGACAGTTATTCAAAAGCATCATATTTCTATAAATTAGCTGCTAAATTAGATCCGGAAAATCAAGAGCTTCAGTTAATGAATGGTGTGGTATACCTTTACAATAAAAATAGAGAAGGTCAGGATTTTGTGGATTCAGCAATGGACTACTTCAAGGCGCAGGCTGAAGTTGGAGGATTTGAAGTAAACCCTAAATCAGAAAGAGCATTTGTAGATGGATTTTACTATTATTCTCAATATTTAGAGTCTAAGGGACAGGCGGATGAAGCTTTTAAAGTAATTGCATTAGCTGTGAAATTAGATCCGGAAAACCAGAAGTTTATTCAACGCTATAAGCAGTTAAGCGGAGAGTAACCTCAAAACTTCTTCTCATATCAGATGCGTATAGATATTGTTACGTTATTTCCTGAAATTTTTAATGGTCCGTTTTCAGAGTCTATCGTAAAACGAGCAATTGAAAACCAAATTGTTTCGATTCATTTTCATAATCCGAGAGATTATAGTCAAAACAAACACAAAAAGGTAGATGACTATCAATTTGGTGGTGGTGCAGGAATGGTCATGATGGTTGAGCCTTTAGCTTTACTGTTGGATGAGCTATTAAATGAACGAACTTATGATGCGGTCATATATATGACCCCAGACGGCCATCGACTGGAGCAAAAGGATTTAAATCAGTACTCTTCTTTTGATAACATTATTATCATCAACGGTCATTACAAAGGAATTGATCAAAGAATCCGAGATCATTATGTGACTCACGAAATCTCCATTGGAGATTATGTTCTTTCCGGAGGAGAATTAGCTACTTCGGTTTTTTGTGACGCTTTGATTAGACTAATTCCTGGAGCTATTGGTGATGGTACTTCGGCTTTATCAGACTCTTTTCAAGATGATTTGTTGGCTCCACCTGTGTATACGCGTCCGGCAGAATTTAGAGGTTGGAAAGTTCCGGAAATACTTACTTCCGGAAATTTAAAAGCCATTGATGACTGGCGTCATGAGCAAGCCGTCTCAAAAACCTTGGAGCGAAAACCATGGATGCTTAAAGATTAAGTGTATAGCACTTAAAAAATATTCTTTGTTTTTGTCAAAAAAACATTCACATCACCTAACATATTAAATAATATTTTGTATTATTGCACCCCCAAATTTAATGGGTTGAAATTATTAAGATTAGAAAAATGAATCCGAAAGTACAACAAGCTGCAATTAGCAACGTAGAGATAAAAGAACTTCCAAGTTTTAAAGCGGGTGATACCATTACTGTTAACTATAAAATTAAAGAAGGTAACAAAGAAAGGGTTCAGCCTTACCAAGGTGTTTGTATCAAAAGAACTGGTGAAGGTCATACAGCAACATTTACGGTTAGAAAAATTTCAAATGGTGTAGGTATTGAAAGAATTTTCCCTATCTCATCTCCATTCATTGAAGGAATCGAAGTAAACAAAGTTGGTGTAGTAAGAAGATCTAAAATCTATTACTTAAGAGAAAGAACTGGTAAGTCAGCTAGAATTAAAGAAAAAAGAATGTAATTATACATTTAATCATACAATAAAAAAGGTCAGACAAATGTCTGACCTTTTTTATTGCGTTATATTTTGATTCCCCAATTAAGGAACCAGTTTTAATCTGTTAATCTTTTTTATAGGGCCAGGACAAAACGATTGATGACAATGGACACAAGCGTTCATTACTTCATTATAATGCGCTATATCCTGCGATTGCTTAAAACCATCAAGCTTATTTAACCAAACATTGGCAAATCCATAAAACTGTTCATTTAAATCTTCAGGATTAGTCGCTTTTGCATTCAACATACGCTCATAGCCCTTCAATAATGAATCAGGAACTAACTCTTTTTGATCCACCATTTCACCCACCACAGTCATATTCGCATACATCTCACGCATGACCTGTGCCAATTCACTTGGTTCGTATAAAACTCCTTTAGAGGCTTTCTTAGTCTTTGCTTTTTCCTCTATATTAGGAACTTCGGATTCCTTCTTCTGAGCAGGCTCAGAATTACATCCCATTCCAACAAATAAGATAGCCGCTAAAGAATACAGTTTTATGTTTCTAGTTAACATAAACTCCGGTAGCCTCGTAAGACAATGTAATAATTGGCTCTGTAATTTTATCAATAGAGTCCTGGCTTGCATTCGCATCCATAGCATAATGCTTCAACTGCTCCACAGATAGAGTATCGTAATATAAAACACCGTTCAATACTGTTTCATGACCTTTTGAATCAAGAGGTACAAAAAAGTCGTAATCTTTAAACGAAACTCTGATATCCTGATCACCGGCAGTTACGTTCATCCAACATCCTTTCTTTTTACAATTCTCTGTAATGGTCGATGCAAATGCGATTTCCTTTGGGTTACCATCAAAGCTTTTGATCAATTCAATCACATCCTCCTCGGAAGACAATTGGTTTTTATCGAATTCTTGTCCGGCAAAATACGGGTATACCGACTCTTCTGCTTTTTCATCTTCAACCGCCTCAGCCACTTCTACATGTTCTGCCTGCTCAGTTGTATTTTGTGTTTGATTTTCTGTATTGCTACAAGAGATTCCCAATAATACCAATGGGAGTACATACAAGATCTTTTTCATTTGGTTCGAAATAATTTGTTTATTCCGCCAAATTTAATTGATATTCATGATTCCTAAGGATAAATCCACCTTGATTTTCATACCCGCTATCCTCTCCGATTTTGACAAAATCCATTTTAAAGGATAATCCTTCATTTTTATGATTTTCGATATAGTCTTGCCAATTTCCTTTAGACTCATAAATCGCAGGTACAAAATACATCCCGATATCAAATGCAGACCAGGTATGATTAGAAGGGTCAGTGAAATATAAAGCTCTGTATTTCTCAATTACCTGAATTACTTTTTCATCCTGATAATCTACGAATTGCTGAGCAGGATATGTCACATCTAACCCCATTAAATAATCGAAATCAATACTTGAAAATTTTTGCCAACTATCAATTCCTAACACAGACACTTGAGTGGATTCATCCTCAAACCCATAAAAAGCAGACATTGATGAAGAAACAAAAGCCTCATCACTACTAATTACCGCAACATAATTATGCGCTCCTTGTTTCATGTATTTCTTAAAATTGTATACTGAAGGTTGCCAAATTCGATGTATCGGAATGGAATCTCCAACAGTATTACTCAAGTATTTTTGGAAGATTTGTGCATACCTTTTATCCTTCTGGGCACCTCCGTATATAACCGTAATGGTCGAATCTGCATACATGCGCCCCATGTATTTAGACATTCGGATGATTTGTGCTGGGGATGATGCGTATGACTTTATCACATACTTATTATCTAATAATAATCTGGATGAAATTTTAACTGGGCTTACAATAGGAACCCCAAGTTTCTTGGCTTGATCTGCAAATAACTTAAAATTTGTTTGGAATAACGGCCCAACAAATAAATGATAGCTTTCTAATTCCTTTTTGGCCAGTATCTCCTTACACACATTTGTATCGTTTTGTGTATCGTAGTAATCCACCTCAACATAAAATCCTAAAGATCTTAACGAATCCATTGCCAAATCATAGCCTCTCATAAAATCTAACGAGATCTTCGTCAAACCATAAAGATTCATGGCTTCTTTTTCTTCATTCTCTTCAACAGCTTCTTCCTCTGCCTCTTCTTTTAAATTCTTCGCGGTACAAAATGGTAAAAATACCCCGACTCTTATAGTGTCCTTAACCAATAATACTCTGGTTAAAGAATCTCCAATTACTTGAGTGGTATCTTTGTCCTTAACATAGTTTGGGTTTAATATTGGAATTCGAATAGTACTTCCGATTTGCAATCCTTCGGAAAGGCCATTGTTTACCATCTGAATAGAATCAGAACTTACACCATACTTCTGTGAAAGTGCATATAATGTTTCTTTAGGTTGCACTGTATGTAGTAATAATGAATCTTCCTCTGGCATTTGGAAATCTACTTCAGTACTCGTAGAGTCTGCAGAAGGGATTACCGGAATTTTTAATCTCATCCCAATTTTCAATCCTTCTTCTAATTCAGGGTTTAATTTTATAAGCTCCTCAGTTGAAATCTCATACTTTTTTGTCAAAGCATAAAGCGTCTCTTTTTTTAACACTTCGTGATAAATAGTATCTCCACTAATTTCTACTTCTGACTTCTTAGCTTCCTTTTTATTGACTTTATTCATTGGAATTCGAATAGACTGCCCTATTCGAATTCCAAACTCTTCTATATCTTGATTCGCACTTTTGATATCTTCCACCGAAACAGAATATTTCTTTGAAATTGCGTAAAGTGTCTCTCCTTTCTTCACCACATGAATTATATATTCTAATCCATCTGTTTTAATTGTAGCAGGTTCTTGTGCCGAGATCTCCATAAAAGGATTTAAACACAATAACAAACACACGCTTATCGAAATAATATTCTTCATTCTCAATATCAAAATTAACTATCTATGATCCTACTCCCATTCAATAGTAGCTGGTGGCTTTGAACTGATATCATATACCACTCTATTAACCCCCT
This genomic interval from bacterium SCSIO 12643 contains the following:
- the rplS gene encoding 50S ribosomal protein L19 produces the protein MNPKVQQAAISNVEIKELPSFKAGDTITVNYKIKEGNKERVQPYQGVCIKRTGEGHTATFTVRKISNGVGIERIFPISSPFIEGIEVNKVGVVRRSKIYYLRERTGKSARIKEKRM
- a CDS encoding DUF4920 domain-containing protein, producing the protein MKKILYVLPLVLLGISCSNTENQTQNTTEQAEHVEVAEAVEDEKAEESVYPYFAGQEFDKNQLSSEEDVIELIKSFDGNPKEIAFASTITENCKKKGCWMNVTAGDQDIRVSFKDYDFFVPLDSKGHETVLNGVLYYDTLSVEQLKHYAMDANASQDSIDKITEPIITLSYEATGVYVN
- the trmD gene encoding tRNA (guanosine(37)-N1)-methyltransferase TrmD, whose translation is MRIDIVTLFPEIFNGPFSESIVKRAIENQIVSIHFHNPRDYSQNKHKKVDDYQFGGGAGMVMMVEPLALLLDELLNERTYDAVIYMTPDGHRLEQKDLNQYSSFDNIIIINGHYKGIDQRIRDHYVTHEISIGDYVLSGGELATSVFCDALIRLIPGAIGDGTSALSDSFQDDLLAPPVYTRPAEFRGWKVPEILTSGNLKAIDDWRHEQAVSKTLERKPWMLKD
- a CDS encoding LysM peptidoglycan-binding domain-containing protein, which gives rise to MEISAQEPATIKTDGLEYIIHVVKKGETLYAISKKYSVSVEDIKSANQDIEEFGIRIGQSIRIPMNKVNKKEAKKSEVEISGDTIYHEVLKKETLYALTKKYEISTEELIKLNPELEEGLKIGMRLKIPVIPSADSTSTEVDFQMPEEDSLLLHTVQPKETLYALSQKYGVSSDSIQMVNNGLSEGLQIGSTIRIPILNPNYVKDKDTTQVIGDSLTRVLLVKDTIRVGVFLPFCTAKNLKEEAEEEAVEENEEKEAMNLYGLTKISLDFMRGYDLAMDSLRSLGFYVEVDYYDTQNDTNVCKEILAKKELESYHLFVGPLFQTNFKLFADQAKKLGVPIVSPVKISSRLLLDNKYVIKSYASSPAQIIRMSKYMGRMYADSTITVIYGGAQKDKRYAQIFQKYLSNTVGDSIPIHRIWQPSVYNFKKYMKQGAHNYVAVISSDEAFVSSSMSAFYGFEDESTQVSVLGIDSWQKFSSIDFDYLMGLDVTYPAQQFVDYQDEKVIQVIEKYRALYFTDPSNHTWSAFDIGMYFVPAIYESKGNWQDYIENHKNEGLSFKMDFVKIGEDSGYENQGGFILRNHEYQLNLAE